Proteins encoded together in one Streptomyces sp. B1I3 window:
- a CDS encoding ATP-binding protein, whose translation MARGTLRIYLGSAPGVGKTYAMLSEAHRRVERGTDCVVGFVEHHGRPRTEVLLHGLEQIRRRDIEYRAAVFSEMDVDAVLERAPAVVLVDELAHTNVPGSRNAKRWQDVEELLQAGIDVISTVNIQHLESLGDVVEAITGVRQQETIPDEVARRADQVELVDMSPQALRRRMAHGNVYQSDKVDAALSNYFRPGNLTALRELALLWVADRVDEYLQQYRGEHDISTPWQARERIVVGLTGGPEGRTLIRRASRMAAKGSGSEILAVYIARSDGLTSASPKELAVQRTLVEDLGGTFHHVIGDDIPSALLAFARGVNATQIVLGSSRRKTWQYVYGPGVGATVARESGPDLDVHIVTHEEVAKGRGLPIARGARLSRTRILWGWAVGVGGPAFLTLLLRSLENGPGLANDVLLFLFMTVGAALLGGLAPALASAAAGSVLLNYWFTPPTHTLTVQDPENFVAIVIFFAVAVAVASVVDLAARRTHQAARLRAESEILSALAGSVLRGETALDALLDRVRETFAMESVALLERQSDVEPWTCAGSVGPAPVARPDDADVDMPVGDHMALALSGRVLPAEDRRVLGAFAAQAAVVLDRQRLVDEAEAARRLAEGNRIRTALLAAVSHDLRTPLAAIKAAVSSLRSDDVSWSDEDEAELLAAIEDGADRLDHLVGNLLDMSRLQTGTVTPLIREIDLDEVVPMALGGVPEGSVDLDIPETLPMVAVDPGLLERAVANIVENAVKYSPDRERVTVAASALGERVELRVADRGRGVPDEGKGRIFEPFQRYGDAPRGAGVGLGLAVARGFVESMGGTLDAEDTPGGGLTMVLTLKAARGRVRDGPRLPLQVTS comes from the coding sequence ATGGCACGCGGCACGCTACGGATCTACCTCGGCTCGGCACCCGGCGTCGGCAAGACGTACGCGATGCTTTCCGAGGCCCACCGCCGGGTGGAGCGGGGTACGGACTGCGTCGTCGGGTTCGTGGAACACCACGGGCGGCCCCGCACCGAGGTGCTGCTGCACGGCCTGGAGCAGATCCGCCGCCGTGACATCGAGTACCGCGCGGCCGTGTTCTCCGAGATGGACGTCGACGCCGTCCTGGAGCGGGCACCGGCTGTCGTGCTGGTGGACGAGCTCGCACACACCAATGTGCCGGGATCCCGCAACGCCAAGCGCTGGCAGGACGTCGAGGAGCTCCTGCAGGCCGGCATCGACGTGATCTCCACCGTCAACATCCAGCACCTGGAATCCCTCGGCGACGTCGTCGAGGCGATAACGGGCGTGCGCCAGCAGGAGACGATCCCCGACGAGGTGGCCCGCAGGGCCGACCAGGTCGAGCTCGTCGACATGTCCCCCCAGGCACTGCGCCGGCGCATGGCCCACGGCAACGTCTACCAGTCCGACAAGGTCGACGCGGCCCTCTCCAACTACTTCCGCCCCGGCAACCTCACCGCCCTGCGCGAACTGGCGCTCCTCTGGGTCGCGGACCGGGTCGACGAATACCTCCAGCAGTACCGCGGCGAGCACGACATCAGCACCCCCTGGCAGGCCCGCGAGCGCATCGTCGTCGGACTGACCGGCGGACCCGAGGGCCGTACGCTCATCCGCCGCGCGTCCCGGATGGCGGCCAAGGGCTCCGGCAGCGAGATCCTCGCGGTGTACATCGCCCGCAGCGACGGACTGACCTCCGCCTCGCCCAAGGAGCTCGCCGTCCAGCGCACGCTCGTCGAGGACCTCGGGGGCACCTTCCACCACGTCATCGGCGACGACATCCCCTCGGCGCTCCTGGCCTTCGCCCGGGGCGTCAACGCCACCCAGATCGTTCTCGGCTCCAGCCGCCGCAAGACCTGGCAGTACGTCTACGGGCCCGGTGTCGGCGCCACCGTCGCCCGGGAGTCCGGCCCCGACCTGGACGTCCACATCGTCACGCACGAAGAGGTGGCCAAGGGACGCGGACTGCCCATCGCCCGCGGCGCCCGGCTCAGCCGCACCCGGATCCTCTGGGGGTGGGCGGTGGGCGTGGGCGGACCCGCGTTCCTGACGCTTCTCCTGCGGAGCCTGGAGAACGGGCCGGGACTCGCCAACGACGTCCTGCTCTTCCTCTTCATGACCGTAGGGGCGGCCCTGCTCGGCGGGCTGGCACCAGCCCTCGCCTCCGCCGCGGCCGGCTCGGTCCTGCTCAACTACTGGTTCACACCTCCCACCCACACCCTGACCGTGCAGGACCCGGAGAACTTCGTCGCCATCGTGATCTTCTTCGCGGTGGCCGTCGCGGTCGCCTCCGTCGTGGACCTGGCGGCCCGCCGGACCCATCAGGCCGCGCGGCTGCGCGCCGAGTCGGAGATCCTCTCGGCCCTGGCCGGGAGCGTCCTGCGCGGCGAAACGGCCCTGGACGCCCTTCTGGACCGCGTCCGGGAGACCTTCGCCATGGAGTCCGTCGCGCTGCTGGAGCGGCAGAGCGACGTCGAGCCGTGGACCTGCGCCGGGTCCGTCGGACCCGCTCCGGTGGCCAGGCCGGACGACGCGGACGTGGACATGCCCGTCGGCGACCACATGGCCCTGGCCCTGTCCGGCCGCGTGCTGCCCGCCGAGGACCGCCGGGTGCTCGGGGCGTTCGCCGCGCAGGCCGCCGTCGTACTCGACCGTCAGCGGCTGGTGGACGAGGCCGAGGCGGCCCGGCGTCTCGCCGAGGGCAACCGGATCAGGACCGCCCTGCTCGCAGCTGTCAGCCACGACCTGCGCACGCCGCTGGCCGCCATCAAGGCCGCCGTCAGCTCCCTGCGCTCCGACGACGTGTCCTGGTCCGACGAGGACGAGGCCGAGCTCCTCGCGGCCATCGAGGACGGTGCGGACCGCCTCGACCACCTGGTCGGCAACCTGCTCGACATGTCGCGCCTGCAGACCGGCACCGTCACGCCCCTGATCCGCGAGATCGATCTCGACGAGGTCGTCCCCATGGCGCTCGGCGGCGTGCCGGAGGGCAGCGTCGACCTCGACATCCCCGAGACGCTGCCGATGGTCGCCGTCGACCCGGGGCTCCTCGAGCGGGCCGTCGCCAACATCGTGGAGAACGCGGTCAAGTACAGCCCGGACCGGGAGCGCGTCACCGTCGCCGCCAGCGCCCTGGGCGAACGCGTCGAGCTCCGGGTGGCCGACCGGGGCCGCGGCGTGCCCGACGAGGGCAAGGGGCGCATCTTCGAGCCCTTCCAGCGGTACGGCGACGCCCCGCGCGGCGCGGGGGTCGGCCTGGGACTCGCCGTCGCCCGCGGCTTCGTGGAGTCCATGGGCGGCACGCTGGACGCCGAGGACACCCCCGGCGGCGGCCTCACCATGGTCCTCACGCTCAAGGCCGCACGGGGTCGGGTACGGGACGGCCCCCGGCTGCCGCTGCAGGTCACCTCATGA
- a CDS encoding ABC transporter ATP-binding protein produces the protein MTRSTGRRGGTATADSPAGGPMVRVEDLHRSFGTGATAVHALRGVSFEIPRGELVALKGRSGSGKTTLLNLVGGLDTPDAGRITVGGSVLSELGEDGLLELRRERIGFIFQSFGLIPILTAAENVGVPMRLRKADPREREDRVALLLSLVGLGDHAQQRPAELSGGQQQRVAIARALANRPALLIADEPTGQLDAETGLAVMELLRAVVRSEGVTALVATHDPQLLGFADRVLELGDGHIVEEA, from the coding sequence ATGACACGGAGCACCGGCAGGCGGGGCGGCACGGCGACGGCCGACAGCCCGGCCGGCGGACCCATGGTGCGGGTCGAGGACCTGCACCGCTCGTTCGGGACCGGCGCCACCGCCGTGCACGCCCTGCGCGGGGTCTCCTTCGAGATACCGCGCGGGGAGCTCGTCGCGCTCAAGGGCCGCTCGGGATCCGGGAAGACGACGCTGCTCAACCTGGTCGGCGGCCTGGACACCCCCGACGCGGGCCGGATCACGGTCGGTGGAAGCGTCCTGTCCGAGCTGGGCGAGGACGGGCTGCTGGAGCTGCGCCGGGAGCGGATCGGCTTCATCTTCCAGTCGTTCGGACTCATCCCGATCCTCACCGCGGCGGAGAACGTCGGCGTACCCATGCGGCTGCGCAAGGCCGACCCGCGCGAGCGCGAGGACCGGGTGGCCCTGCTGCTCTCCCTCGTGGGCCTCGGGGACCACGCGCAGCAGCGCCCGGCTGAGCTCTCCGGCGGCCAGCAGCAGCGCGTCGCCATCGCCCGCGCGCTCGCCAACAGGCCGGCGCTCCTGATCGCCGACGAACCCACCGGGCAACTCGACGCGGAGACCGGTCTCGCGGTCATGGAACTGCTGCGGGCCGTCGTGCGCAGCGAGGGCGTCACCGCTCTCGTGGCCACCCACGACCCCCAGCTGCTGGGCTTCGCGGACCGGGTCCTGGAACTCGGCGACGGGCACATCGTCGAGGAGGCGTGA
- a CDS encoding DUF3710 domain-containing protein codes for MFGRRKNSGSAEDAADEAREAEQVADELNGADGASGSSRRTNLPPAPRPDGPWDVSEVSQPGEGRVDLGGIFVPGVEGMELRVEVAGDAIVAATVVLRDSAVQLQAFAAPKKEGIWGEVREEIASGITQQGGIIDEVEGPLGWELRAQVPVQLPDGTNGVQLVRFIGVDGPRWFLRGVISGQGAVQPEAAGLLETIFRDTVVVRGEGPMAPRDPIVLKLPDDAQMVPEGVQQEDQEGSKFSGGMGQLQRGPEITEVR; via the coding sequence GTGTTCGGACGTCGCAAGAACAGTGGGTCCGCCGAGGACGCGGCGGACGAGGCGCGCGAGGCCGAGCAGGTCGCCGACGAGCTGAACGGCGCGGACGGTGCCTCGGGCAGCTCACGCCGCACCAACCTCCCGCCGGCCCCCCGGCCGGACGGGCCGTGGGACGTCTCCGAGGTGTCCCAGCCCGGCGAAGGCCGGGTCGACCTCGGCGGCATCTTCGTGCCCGGCGTCGAGGGCATGGAGCTGCGGGTGGAGGTCGCCGGTGACGCCATCGTCGCGGCCACCGTCGTGCTGCGCGACAGCGCGGTGCAGCTGCAGGCCTTCGCGGCGCCCAAGAAGGAAGGCATCTGGGGAGAGGTCCGCGAGGAGATCGCCTCGGGCATCACCCAGCAGGGCGGGATCATCGACGAGGTCGAGGGCCCGCTGGGCTGGGAGCTGCGTGCCCAGGTCCCCGTACAGCTTCCGGACGGGACGAACGGCGTGCAGCTCGTGCGCTTCATCGGCGTCGACGGGCCGCGATGGTTCCTGCGCGGCGTGATCTCCGGTCAGGGCGCCGTGCAGCCGGAGGCCGCAGGTCTGCTGGAGACCATCTTCCGGGACACCGTGGTCGTCCGTGGCGAGGGCCCGATGGCCCCGCGCGACCCGATCGTCCTCAAGCTCCCCGACGACGCCCAGATGGTGCCGGAGGGTGTGCAGCAGGAGGACCAGGAGGGCTCCAAGTTCTCCGGGGGCATGGGCCAGCTCCAGCGCGGCCCCGAGATCACCGAGGTGCGCTGA
- the dut gene encoding dUTP diphosphatase has translation MTRHSVDVLIRRIDPDVPIPAYGHPGDAGADLVTTEGAELAPGERAVLPTGVSIALPDGYAAFVHPRSGLAARCGVALVNAPGTVDAGYRGEIKVIVVNLDPRETVRFERFDRIAQLVVQQVEKVRFHEVAELPGSARAEGGFGSTGGHAAVDGVRGGNTQGGNSYASVVSDREGQ, from the coding sequence GTGACGCGCCACTCCGTCGACGTGCTGATCCGCCGGATCGACCCGGACGTGCCGATTCCCGCCTACGGGCACCCGGGCGACGCCGGTGCCGACCTGGTCACCACCGAGGGCGCCGAGCTCGCCCCGGGTGAACGCGCGGTGCTGCCCACCGGTGTGTCGATCGCGCTGCCGGACGGGTACGCGGCCTTCGTGCACCCCCGCTCCGGCCTCGCGGCCCGCTGCGGAGTGGCCCTGGTGAATGCCCCGGGGACGGTTGATGCCGGGTACCGTGGGGAGATCAAGGTAATCGTGGTCAATCTCGACCCACGCGAGACCGTGCGGTTCGAGCGGTTCGACCGGATTGCCCAACTGGTCGTCCAGCAGGTCGAGAAGGTGCGCTTCCACGAGGTGGCGGAACTCCCCGGCTCGGCGCGGGCCGAGGGGGGCTTCGGGTCCACCGGCGGTCATGCCGCCGTGGACGGCGTCAGGGGCGGTAACACCCAGGGTGGGAACAGCTACGCTTCGGTCGTATCCGACCGGGAAGGACAGTGA
- a CDS encoding PaaI family thioesterase, with protein sequence MSGTSTRLTPPAGAVRPVRHADAPAPGELLGSHYEQCFGCGSEQPHGLHLQARAGEGVTVTAEFTVKPAHQGAPGLAHGGVLATAMDETLGALSWLLRLIAVTGRLETDYVLPVPVGTVLFLDAEVTAVHNRKIYCRATGRIGGPEGPVAVRAEALFIEVKVDHFIDNGRPEEIQAAMSDPDQVRRARAFEVNP encoded by the coding sequence GTGAGTGGAACATCTACACGCCTGACACCCCCGGCCGGCGCCGTGCGGCCGGTGCGGCATGCCGACGCCCCGGCCCCCGGAGAGCTGCTCGGATCGCACTACGAACAGTGTTTCGGGTGCGGAAGTGAGCAGCCGCACGGACTGCACCTCCAGGCCCGGGCCGGCGAGGGAGTGACCGTCACCGCCGAGTTCACCGTGAAGCCCGCGCACCAGGGTGCTCCCGGGCTCGCCCACGGTGGCGTCCTGGCGACGGCGATGGACGAGACGCTCGGTGCGCTCAGCTGGCTGCTGCGGCTCATCGCGGTGACCGGACGTCTCGAGACCGACTACGTCCTGCCGGTGCCGGTCGGCACGGTGCTCTTCCTGGACGCCGAGGTGACCGCCGTGCACAACCGGAAGATCTACTGCCGTGCCACGGGCCGGATCGGAGGCCCCGAGGGGCCTGTCGCGGTCCGCGCCGAGGCTCTCTTCATCGAGGTCAAGGTGGACCACTTCATCGACAACGGCCGGCCCGAGGAGATCCAGGCGGCCATGTCCGACCCGGACCAGGTCCGGCGAGCCCGCGCCTTCGAGGTGAACCCGTGA
- a CDS encoding DUF3093 domain-containing protein — MQPSAPPFDERLTAPRSWWLIAFGIGIACALMFLPLGTLPMLGGLVAGTAVAAAVVSSYGSARIRVVSGALVAGDARIPLEALGDAEVLDRDEARAWRSYKADPRAFMVLRSYVPTAVRVRITDPADPTPYVYLSTREPQALVAALAGVPA, encoded by the coding sequence ATGCAGCCTTCCGCACCGCCCTTCGACGAACGTCTCACCGCGCCCCGGTCGTGGTGGCTCATCGCCTTCGGGATCGGCATCGCCTGTGCCCTGATGTTCCTCCCGCTCGGCACCCTGCCCATGCTCGGCGGCCTGGTGGCCGGGACGGCCGTGGCGGCCGCGGTCGTGAGCTCGTACGGCTCCGCCCGGATCCGGGTCGTCTCGGGCGCCCTCGTCGCCGGGGACGCGCGGATCCCGCTGGAGGCACTCGGTGACGCCGAGGTACTCGACCGGGACGAGGCGCGTGCCTGGCGCTCGTACAAGGCGGATCCCCGGGCGTTCATGGTGCTGCGCAGCTACGTGCCCACAGCGGTGCGGGTGCGGATCACGGACCCGGCCGACCCGACGCCGTACGTCTACCTGTCGACGAGGGAGCCGCAGGCCCTCGTCGCGGCCCTGGCCGGCGTGCCCGCCTGA
- a CDS encoding DUF4193 domain-containing protein, giving the protein MATDYDTPRKTDDDVDQDSLEELKARRSDKTASAVDVDEFDAAEGLELPGADLSNEELAVRVLPKQADEFTCMSCFLVHHRSQLAREKNGQPICRDCD; this is encoded by the coding sequence ATGGCAACGGATTACGACACCCCACGGAAGACCGACGACGACGTCGATCAGGACAGCCTCGAGGAGCTCAAGGCTCGTCGGAGCGACAAGACGGCATCGGCCGTCGACGTGGACGAGTTCGACGCGGCAGAAGGACTGGAGCTGCCCGGAGCAGACCTGTCCAACGAAGAGCTCGCAGTGCGGGTTCTGCCCAAGCAGGCCGATGAGTTCACCTGCATGAGCTGCTTCCTCGTGCACCACCGCAGCCAGCTGGCACGGGAGAAGAACGGCCAGCCGATCTGCCGCGACTGCGACTGA
- a CDS encoding cell wall metabolism sensor histidine kinase WalK, with translation MAASPRPVAAPPKPTWEPKQQEAPYPWLRPTIRIRLTLLYGGMFLIAGILLLSIIYMLAAQALNVGSDLPFQIVNGQVTSEVCDLPKNATPEAFNAAMNRCVNHQRQQALDSLLNRSLLALVGLSIIAFAFGYAMAGRVLSPLGRITRTARRVAGTDLSRRIELDGPDDELKELADTFDEMLDRLERAFTAQQRFVGNASHELRTPLAINRTLLEVHLSDPEAPTELQQLGKTLLATNERSEQLVEGLLLLARSDNQIVERKPVDLAEVADQAIDQARAEAAAKDVEIRGERAPAVVQGNGVLLERIALNLVQNAVRYNVAEGGWVEVTTELQHGQALLMVSNTGPVVPAYEIDNLFEPFRRLRTERTGSDKGVGLGLSIARSVARAHGGRIIAEPREGGGLVMRVTLPV, from the coding sequence ATGGCAGCTTCTCCCCGGCCGGTCGCAGCGCCTCCCAAACCGACGTGGGAGCCCAAACAGCAGGAGGCCCCCTACCCCTGGCTGCGTCCGACGATCCGGATACGGCTGACGCTGCTGTACGGCGGCATGTTCCTGATCGCCGGCATCCTGTTGCTCTCGATCATCTACATGCTGGCCGCGCAGGCCCTGAACGTGGGGAGCGACCTGCCGTTCCAGATCGTGAACGGCCAGGTCACCAGCGAGGTGTGCGACCTGCCGAAGAACGCGACCCCCGAGGCGTTCAACGCGGCGATGAACCGGTGCGTCAACCATCAGCGTCAGCAGGCGCTGGACTCCTTGCTGAACCGCTCGCTGCTCGCCCTCGTGGGCCTCAGCATCATCGCGTTCGCCTTCGGCTACGCCATGGCGGGCCGTGTCCTGTCCCCGCTCGGCCGGATCACCCGCACCGCCCGCCGCGTGGCCGGTACGGACCTCTCGCGCCGGATCGAGCTGGACGGCCCGGACGACGAGCTGAAGGAGCTCGCCGACACGTTCGACGAGATGCTCGACCGTCTGGAGCGCGCTTTCACGGCGCAGCAGCGGTTCGTGGGGAACGCCTCGCACGAACTGCGCACACCGCTCGCCATCAACCGCACGCTGCTCGAGGTGCATCTCTCCGACCCGGAGGCTCCCACGGAGCTGCAGCAGCTCGGCAAGACGCTCCTGGCCACCAACGAGCGCAGCGAGCAGCTCGTCGAGGGCCTGCTCCTGCTCGCCCGGAGCGACAACCAGATCGTCGAACGCAAACCGGTCGACCTGGCCGAGGTCGCCGACCAGGCCATCGACCAGGCGCGGGCGGAGGCTGCCGCGAAGGACGTGGAGATCCGCGGTGAGCGGGCTCCGGCCGTCGTCCAGGGCAACGGCGTCCTCCTGGAGCGCATCGCGCTCAACCTCGTCCAGAACGCGGTCCGCTACAACGTGGCGGAGGGAGGCTGGGTCGAGGTCACCACCGAGCTCCAGCACGGACAGGCGCTCCTCATGGTCTCGAACACAGGTCCTGTGGTGCCGGCGTACGAGATCGACAACCTCTTCGAGCCCTTCAGGCGGCTGCGTACGGAACGTACAGGCAGCGACAAGGGTGTGGGGCTCGGCCTGTCGATCGCGCGATCCGTCGCGCGGGCCCATGGTGGCCGTATCATCGCGGAGCCTCGTGAGGGCGGTGGTCTCGTGATGCGCGTCACCCTTCCGGTCTGA
- a CDS encoding response regulator transcription factor translates to MRVLVVEDEQLLADAVATGLRREAMAVDVVYDGAAALERVGVNDYDVVVLDRDLPLVHGDDVCRRIVELGMPTRVLMLTASGDVSDRVEGLELGADDYLPKPFAFSELTARVRALGRRTTVALPPVLERAGIKLDPNRREVFRDEQEIQLAPKEFAVLEVLMRSEGAVVSAEQLLEKAWDENTDPFTNVVRVTVMTLRRKLGEPPVIVTVPGSGYRI, encoded by the coding sequence GTGCGCGTACTCGTCGTCGAGGACGAGCAGCTGCTCGCCGATGCGGTGGCCACCGGACTGCGCCGGGAGGCCATGGCCGTCGACGTCGTCTACGACGGAGCCGCGGCTCTGGAGCGCGTCGGGGTCAACGACTACGACGTCGTCGTGCTGGACCGGGACCTTCCACTGGTGCACGGCGACGACGTCTGCCGCAGGATCGTCGAGCTCGGCATGCCCACCCGGGTGCTCATGCTCACGGCCTCCGGTGACGTCAGCGACCGGGTGGAGGGCCTGGAACTCGGCGCGGACGACTACCTGCCCAAGCCCTTCGCCTTCAGTGAGCTGACCGCGCGGGTGCGGGCCCTGGGCCGGCGTACGACGGTCGCGCTGCCGCCCGTGCTGGAGCGCGCCGGCATCAAGCTGGACCCCAACCGCCGCGAGGTCTTCCGGGACGAGCAGGAGATCCAGCTCGCCCCCAAGGAGTTCGCGGTCCTCGAGGTCCTGATGCGCAGCGAGGGCGCGGTCGTCTCCGCCGAGCAGCTGCTGGAGAAGGCCTGGGACGAGAACACCGACCCCTTCACCAACGTGGTGCGGGTCACGGTCATGACCCTGCGCCGCAAGCTCGGGGAGCCGCCCGTCATCGTCACCGTCCCCGGTTCCGGATACCGGATCTGA
- a CDS encoding inositol monophosphatase family protein, whose protein sequence is MTDPLLPELLELALEAARRAGALLRDGRPADLQVAATKSSPIDVVTEMDIRAEKLITGFLAESRPTDGFLGEEGAGAEGSSGIRWVIDPLDGTVNYLYGLPTWAVSIAAERDGERVVGVVEAPMRRETFHAVLGGGAYGNGETLRCRPAPPLDQALVSTGFNYVTDVRTHQAAVAQRLIPQLRDIRRGGSAAIDLCDVAAGRLDGYYERGLHPWDLAAGDLIAREAGALTGGRPGLPADGDLTVAATPGVFEPLQAILDDLGAWHD, encoded by the coding sequence GTGACCGACCCCCTCCTGCCCGAACTGCTCGAACTCGCCCTGGAAGCGGCCCGCCGCGCCGGCGCCCTGCTGCGCGACGGCCGGCCCGCCGATCTGCAGGTGGCGGCGACGAAGTCCAGCCCCATCGACGTCGTCACCGAGATGGACATCCGGGCGGAGAAGCTGATCACCGGCTTCCTCGCCGAGAGCCGTCCCACCGACGGCTTCCTCGGGGAGGAGGGGGCGGGTGCGGAGGGCAGCAGCGGAATCCGATGGGTCATCGATCCGCTCGACGGCACGGTGAACTACCTCTACGGGCTCCCCACCTGGGCCGTCTCCATCGCCGCCGAGCGCGACGGCGAGCGGGTGGTGGGCGTGGTCGAGGCCCCGATGCGCCGCGAGACGTTCCACGCGGTGCTCGGCGGCGGCGCGTACGGGAACGGCGAGACGCTGCGCTGCCGTCCCGCGCCTCCGCTCGACCAGGCCCTCGTGTCGACCGGCTTCAACTACGTCACCGACGTGCGTACCCACCAGGCGGCCGTCGCCCAGCGGCTGATCCCGCAACTGCGCGACATCCGGCGCGGCGGGTCCGCCGCCATCGACCTCTGCGACGTCGCGGCGGGCCGGCTCGACGGCTACTACGAGCGAGGGCTCCACCCGTGGGACCTGGCCGCCGGTGACCTCATCGCCCGGGAGGCGGGGGCCCTCACCGGCGGACGCCCCGGGCTGCCCGCGGACGGGGACCTCACGGTCGCAGCGACCCCGGGCGTCTTCGAGCCCCTCCAGGCGATCCTGGACGACCTGGGCGCCTGGCACGACTGA